The DNA sequence GTCAAGCAAGATCTTGCCTTCCTGCAGTGGATTAAAAGTTAGCTATGAGTCTTTTGTTTGCTGTTGTAAAATCATTTACCATGATGTGTTTGATTTTTCCCATGAGAATTCATAATTGACAGGCAGaagatagattttttatttgttcaatGCTCATAATTGACGGGAAAAACACACTGAGTTCTAACTTTGGTATGATGGGAGCAGGTTTGTATTCTGGGCTTTGTTTGGTGCAATATATCTTTGTTTCGGTATGCCCGAAGTATATCGGGTTCTTTTTGAAGTGTTTGGCATGGACCCAGAAGATGAGGACTGCCAACCAAAATTACGAAGACAACTGGAAGATGTAGATTATGTCTCTGTTGAGTTTGAAGGCAAAAAGCTCAGCTGGCAAGATGTTGCAGCCTATAAAGTAATTTTCTGTATTATTTCTCCACCAAATGTAAACACGGAGTCTAATCTTGTGCACATTATAGGCACACCCAAGCTTGACCGATGTGGACTATGGACTAGATGTTTTAGACTGGACAAGTTTCTAGATTTGGTCgttttgaatttggatttttgaattataaaagGAAAGTAATTTTGAGGTCTAATTATGTTAATCAATATTAAAGTGAGTAGGTAGTCTTGCATATATTTGGTTGCTGAATACAATTTGAATGTTGAAACGTTAACTCTAATCACGTTGGAAGGAATCccacataatttttctttttaacctcTTCACAGCCTCCAGAAGAGGCTCTTTTTGCACACCCAAGGCTCTTCAGGGCCTGCGTTCCACCAGGCATGCATCGGTTCAGAGGCAATATATGGGATTATGAGAGCAGACCCCAAGTTATGCAAGCACTGGGATACCCCTTAGCAATGAAAGATCGAATTCCAGGTATCACTGAAGCCCGGAACATTGAACTTGGACTTGGGTTGCAGGTAGTTCTTTTGCTGCCTCTTATTTCACTTTTCTTCGTTCTTCTTAAACACATGCATCTATTACCCATTGATTGTAGcatgttgtttttttaatgcatttctGATGAAATTTAGAAGAAGTTTAGggaaaaattatataagcaACCGTGCTTGTAGATAAAGTTGTCTTGCCTGATGTCCTTTACAATTGTTTTGTTGTTCTATGATTAGTGCCATACAATTGATGCACAGATAAAGTTCAATGGTGTACACTTGGTGAACCATTTTATCAACCATCTCTCAACACCTTAAACTCCCAATCATCATGATTCGTATATGGCTCAGAACTTCTACTTGgtattttttgatatatatatatatatgtatatgtatatatatgaagtcaattcaatttaatttttgaataccTGGtttaaattatgtatatatggtTAATTGTCTGACATTTgtgaaattttactttttacttatcTACTGTATCCTGATGTACTGTTTATTTCTCATTGAAATACAGCTTTGTTTTCTACATCCGTCAAAGCACAAGTTTGAGCATCCACGCTTTTGCTACGAGCGATTAGAATATGTTGGGCAGAAGATCCAGGTAATAAATGTTACTGCAATGCAATCCTCGTGATAGTAACCAATGCATTATCACTCGGTTTAAAAGCACAATCCAGACTTTGTTTTACCCTTATATAATGTGGAGGAAATGAGACATCTTGATATTTGTGTGTCTTTGTCTGGTTTAGGATCTTGTGATGGCGGAGAAATTGTTGATGAAGCATATAGATGCCCCTGGTCTGTGGCTACAGGAGAGGCACCGGCGGCTTCTCATGAACAAGTTCTGTGGGAGGTATTTGAGGGACAAGCATCTCCATAGCTTTATCATTTATTCTGAGCAGGTTCAAGATGCATTCGAGCACAATCGAAGACTGAGGAACCCAGCTACTTCTGCTGTTCAACAAGCCCTTCATGGGCTAGCATACACTGTTTACGGGAAGCCTGATGTAAGACGCCTCATGTTTGAGGTTTTTGATTTTGAGCAAGTCCAACCTAAAGCCGTGTGAAGATGTAAGGGCATGAATAGGAATCCAGGGTAACATATGATGAAAGCATTTGCATTCTCTACAGACTTGACCCTTTTTTACAAATGAGGTATACTTCCATCCACAGCTTGTTGCAGATCCAGTTCGTCTTAGCAGGGCTTATGTAATGTAGATTTTTAAGTAATGTTGGTTGGTTATTTCAAACTCCATCAAATGCTTTAAACTCAAGTGCCATGAAAGCTTTGGGTTCTAAAAATTTCTTCTTCGGGTGGgcattttgtttgtttcctgACAAATCTGGACCCCAAAAGACTGATTGCTAGATATAGAAGGCGTGTCAAGAAAGGAGCATACTACCCAAGCTTCGGGACCAACGTGAAAAGCTTCTTCAAGCCCAATTTGTGAGGAAAAAGGCTAtatctttcttgtgcttttcgTCTAAAAAAGATTGGCGAAAGCGCCTGAGGGattgttattttttgtttggacgtTGTTGTTATAGAAAATTAGCAGCATTTTTATGGGTTAGGTATTACCGTGAACGCCACCGAAGGGTTGACAATCGATTATAATATCATAGCAGCTGGACGTGAAAAGGGTTGTTCTCTTAGCATATCCATCACAGATCAAACATAAAAGTTGACAAAACTCCAAATAGAAAATTGAAGTATGACGAATggaataatatctttttaaacGGAGTCCAATTCCTATACGATGCTGAAAATTatctttttgaactttttttctttaacttatttattcttcttttaaaaaatattgttattccttataaatttatcatttttttcccaTTATTGACGGGTAGtgattgaaatataaaattatttcgaaTGCATTATATCAACAAATatgattgataataataaagatttaagatgaagagaaacattattatttattttgttgatttgtTTAGAATATCTCTAGCTTGTAGCATGATAAAATCTATTTGGGATCTAGAAAAACaaagtaattttcataaaatttttgttatccatctaaattttgcaaaaataaaaaatactcatcaatatttaaatatatatatattggtatctATCTTCTTCCTTTAAttctaaatcttaaaatttaagaaaaattcttcattagttattatttactatcttatatttttttaaaaaaataattttatattttatgaaaaaaaaaattataaatataaaatatgaaagtgAATAATACCTTAcgctttttcaaaatttaaataaaaaaatctttatggAAATGGGGAATCACTTGCCAACGTCATTTGATTCTCAAAGTTCAAACCTACACACACCCGCACAAAGGACAACATCcaataataaattccattagATAATTTCTGCCCTTGGTATCGTGCAACGTGGAAGTAGCGATGGGCTTCTGGCGCGGCTCATGAGAGATGCAGCACTTTTAGCCCTCCCCCGCCTCCACCTAGTCTGCACCCTCCTTTCTTTGGTTTCCCCGGTTGCGCAGTCCCCTATCCTGCGCAACCCCTCTTTTCCTAACCCTACCCACGACGCGATAGccatcacctcctcctccaGCAACGGCAGCAATAAGGTCGATACGACCAACCTCATCGAGATCT is a window from the Juglans regia cultivar Chandler chromosome 7, Walnut 2.0, whole genome shotgun sequence genome containing:
- the LOC108981050 gene encoding ribonuclease III domain-containing protein RNC1, chloroplastic translates to MELSSSFVHFHTCNNCSSSSSFSPFPIQTYRNSTNPTRRILRIYAVAVDPQQELPKNSPQRLLKELAERKRATSPKKKFPPKRFILRPPLDDQRLAQRFLNSPQMSLKSFPLLSSCLPSSRLNFADKTWMEEYLLEAKQALGYPLEPSDERFGDDNPAKQFDTLLYLAFQHPACERTKARHVRSGHSRLLFLGQYVLELAFAEYFLQRYPRESPAPMRERVFGLIGKRNLPKWIKAASLQNLVFPYDDMDKLKRKEREPPAKFVFWALFGAIYLCFGMPEVYRVLFEVFGMDPEDEDCQPKLRRQLEDVDYVSVEFEGKKLSWQDVAAYKPPEEALFAHPRLFRACVPPGMHRFRGNIWDYESRPQVMQALGYPLAMKDRIPGITEARNIELGLGLQLCFLHPSKHKFEHPRFCYERLEYVGQKIQDLVMAEKLLMKHIDAPGLWLQERHRRLLMNKFCGRYLRDKHLHSFIIYSEQVQDAFEHNRRLRNPATSAVQQALHGLAYTVYGKPDVRRLMFEVFDFEQVQPKAV